One Eriocheir sinensis breed Jianghai 21 chromosome 61, ASM2467909v1, whole genome shotgun sequence genomic window, ttcatgcacgttagaacaagttaagaattggccaatgagcaTCGCACAGCACCGTCAGCCAGGCAATGGTACCGTCACCGAGTCCTCCCTGTAGGATTATCCCCGCCAGCTCTCATGACACCAACTATAGTTCTCAAACAGTGTGCAACCAGTCTGGGAATATATAAATattattaaataaatagatattaaataataattataagagCAGTGAAAAACAAGATTAATCATTACAGAAACATGAATAAAGGCAAGAGGAGAAGAGTAAAGCAGATTGGCATGGAGGGCTCCTATGACTTTgactctgaggaggaggaggaggaggaggaggaggaaggagaacaagaggaaagggaaCAAATAGCAGAGCACGAAGAACCGGGACAAGAGGACGAAACACAAGAGTGGAGGCGTGGGCGCTTCACACCCGCCCAGGAGGAGGAGCTGGCACAGTGGTTTTGTGGCAACCCTTGTTTCTACGACCAGTCACAGAGGTTCCACTTCAACAGGGCCAAGAGGGACAAGATGATGCAGGACAAGGCCAGGTCCATGGGCTTAAATGGTGAGTACCTACTGGTGCCTGCAACTACCTACTTGAAAAAAGCTTTGAGCAATATTATAATTTACACAGTTGCCATTACATGTTTTTAATAATTAGCTGTTCAATGTGTCCAGCGTCCAAGCTGCAGACGTGGTGGAACACCATGCGCACCCGCTATGGCAAACTGAGGGGCACAGTGGGCAAGTCCAGTTCAGGAGGCAGGAAGCCCACACCCAGGCAGGCGTGGGTGGTGAGGAGGTTCTCCTTCCTAGAGTCTTACCTACAAGTGAGGAGCGCCAGTGCCCGCCATGCACTCGTGAGTGCCTTCATTCTCTACTGTTGACATGCTTTAATTTTAAAAGCAGTAGAAATTGtcagtatgttgtttgttgaagTTGCAGCTAAAACAAATTATTATACGAGTTGTTCAACTGTTTCCAGGCACCCAGACAAAAACCAGCAGCAGAGGCAGCagcaacagaggaggaggaggaggaggaggaagtggcccCGCCTGAGCAGCCTGCCTCCAGCTCGTCTGCTGCATCCACACCCGCACAGGCCACACCTGGCACCTTCGCAGGCTCCGCTCATCGCAGGGGTGCCCAAGCAATGTCTCGTTCTTCAGAGGAGGCCATGGCAGAGATGTCCTCACGAATGGTAGTACTTATGCCCCTGCAGGATCAGATGAAGCAATTCATGACAGATGCCAGGAACAAAAAGGTGTCCTTTTGTTCCTGGGTAGCAAATGAACTGGAGCCCCTGGACGACGCAGCGTGGTCCACCTGCTGTCAAGAAATTTTTGCCGTTGTGATGCGGCACAGGGACTCGTTCATGAAGGGACATGTCTCCCAACAGTTCAGGCAAGCTGCTCCTCAACAGTTTCAGCAAGCTGCTCCTCCTCAGCAGTTCCAGCATGCTCCTCCTCAGCAGTTTCAGCAAGCTACTCCTCAGCAGTTCCAGCAAGCTGCTGCTCCTCAGCAGTTGCAGCAAGCTCCTCCTCAGCAGTTGCAGCAAGCTGCTGCTCCTCAACAGTTCCAGcaagttcctcctcctcaacagttCCAGCAAGCTGCTGCTCCTCAACAGTTGCAGCAAGCTGCTGCTCCTCAGCAGTTCAGCCAGCCTCAGCCATTTCTTGCACAGCTTGGGTCACAGCCAGGGTCACAGCAACACGTCTTTTCGGCAACCAGCCTTGGCAATATCTCACTGGATCTTGACGGTAGTTTTCTCAGTAGCCAGACTGACCCGCTGGATGCGCCAGCACGGTCCAGCATGCCGTGGAAACAGAAAAAGGACAAAAGGGGCAAGAAAAGAGGAGGCCACTGAAAACCGTATAGGATGGTTTCTGAAATTGTTTTTTGGcagtagcgccggtaggctttcttggttgggcctggtagtcggctcaagcccgtcttggcgcaggtaagtgtttatagtggttccatctattcttggctcatgatgcccccggagctcattcttgatttccctcgAACAGTTCTTCTTAGAAtccgggtggtcttcaggacagcatgtaagtAGTTGTAGGCCACTCAACAGTGacttgaaaaatcccaggtggtggaGGCGGATTCAAACCCACGACATCCAGAACGCAGCGGAACGCGGGAtcgacacgctaaccactcagcccccACCTCCCCCAATTTGTTATAACTGTACAGTGGACTATGGCAAAGGACTTTCCTGAAACTTTTTGCTTTAATATTCTGTGTGACATGATATTTCTAGTATTGTAAGTTCTTGATGGTTGATAAATATGTATTCATATGACACATCAGTTTTTTATTCATAGTataaaatggggaaaaaataaatgcTGCTGAATGAAAAGATATTTTTGGCCAAAATAAAaactattttatttctttacattttcattcTCAAAATGAAACCAAAAAAGGCAAAAAGATATTCTTTGTGCGATAAAAtatatttcttcatattttcattctcaaCCTCATATCAAAAAGGTAAAAAGTAATTGTTCTTCATGACCATCAGAAAATGCAATTCATTAAAACCACAAACAGTGATGAAAGCTCCTGTCACCTGCTGCCACTCCACTGCTCCAAAAATGTTGTGACAGTGCTTGAGGTACACCCTCTGTCTGTTGGCTTCCTAAGTGCCACCTCTGACAGCCTGGCACTCCTCCAAAACTTTGTGCTTCCTCCATGCCCCAGAAATGAGGTTATGGTCCCGGTCCTCCGTGTCAGGCGCGTCATTCTGTAGTGCCAGGTATCGCTCCTGCATCAGGCAGTGCAGACAGCTCATGCCTGGACAGTAACCACTACTGTGTCTGGATCCTGCTGAAGGGCAGTCAATACAGggaactctcaatttacgcgagtattgtgtccttgaagaggtcacgtaaataaaaaaaacaatgtaaatcaaacaataggtaggtttgtacctttattgcctactgtatcactctgactcctctccctctcgtggttcctcctctggctgcccttcccctcgtggtagcccagtagcgagggtgttgttgttgttgagtagcatggcagcgtgggtacagGGAGTCCTCGATTTGCACAATAGATGCGTTCCAGAAGGGACTGTGCAATGTAAGGATGATCACCCCCAGTACTGGAATAAActgggtaattattgaaaatcactccgcacctccaaaatacgatattacgcctccatattgtacttaagggacgaaatacttGTCCCTtatccataatatgaaggcggaaaaacttaaaaatactgaaaaagtggtaaaggtagtgaaacggcatattatacatacgctaCATACACTATGTTAAAGGATGGGAGTTGATTGAGTAAACCTCGATCTCTTTGGAGTACTACCACATGCTGGAGAATCCGATGGACGCTTGGGAGCCATGGTTAATTGGTGGTAAGTTGGTAACACACTGAATGAACGGGGAGAGAGACGCTACCACAGCCGTGTGTGGGTAAAGAATGAGCGGCGCAGCCCGGGTGGTTGTAAACACAGCGGGTGGCGGGAAACACCTAGTGACGCCTGGTGGCTGCATCACTGAACTAAATCAGCCGCGAGAAACTTGATTTTCTTGAAATCGTGTTATTTTAAGGAATCTGtgtaatatgaggaaaaaaaccTATTTTTTGACACCGTGCTATTTTGAATTCGTGCAATCTAAAGTCGAGCAAATCAAGGACTCCCATTTatgttcaagtggcgcgtgggaagaactgagctcagctgtatgGCCGCAGCACTGTGTGAATctagttgcatgagacatctggtggccactccataaaatattgtgtataagtggaaaaacatgtaaattaaatatctattttgattttggaccccgcgttaatcaaaaaacgcgtaaaccaaactcgcgtaaatggAGAGTTACCTGCACTACTCTGAAACAGTCCACTAAAATACCAAAGGCATTCTCCACTGTTCTGCGGGCTTGCAACAGACGGTAATTAAATATTCTTTCCTCATCAGTGAGGTGGCAGTGTGGGAATGGCTTCATCAAATATGTCCTCAGCGGGAAAGCCTCGTCACCCACAGTGACATAAGGAATGTTTTTGTCATCATCTGGCAGTGGCTCAGCAGGTGGGATGTCCAGTATGCCCTGTTCCAGTGCCTCACACAGCTCTGACTTGTGCACCATGCAGTCTGAGGTGGAACCGCTGGCACCAGCCTTGACCAATCTGACTCGGTACTCTACATCCACAAGGGCcagcatgatgatggagaaaAACCTTTGCAGTTGTGGCACACTGAGCCTGAGTGCCAGTTTTTTTATGGCAATATCCCTTTCATGCAGAGCTCCTGCACAGTGTTGAAAGTTCCACCTGGTGCCAAACCTCTAGACAACTTCCCGCTACTCCTCTACTAAGGTAGGTAGTGAGAGCACTTCGGCTACGTATTCATCAACAATTGCCTGACAAGTTTCTTTCACAAAGACGGACATGCCATTGTGTGGAACTCTGAAGTTGGAGCTGAGATCCTTGTAGCTACACCCAGATGCCAGGTATCGGAGGGTGATGGCCAACATTCCGGCACGTAAAGCAGAACATGTGAGATGTCGGCCTCATCTTTATTGAAAGTGGTCTATCCACAGGTGGAAAATTTGAAATGTTAACTCTGTCGTAACTGCGACCGGATAAGTCGCATAGGTTACATCTCGAGGCAGGCGCTCGCGCATGTTGTGAAGCTGGTGGACAAAAACGCCAAGATCACCTTTATCTATCAATGCTGGAAATGCAATGAGTAAGGAGTGCTGTAATTATAGTCTGTCCAAAGTAACTTGGTCAATTTGCACCGataagcccctcccccatactgGCTAAGCTTCGGCCCCCTTTCAcccgattggctgttcatgatGTCATGTAGTGTTTcagagacacgtaccaaatatatatgattgagataatctagctagtttcatgattaaaaatattcgtaatttaattgaatgacaGCTCTCTACTTTAACAACCGATGACATCACCTAAGacacaaagtacaataataatgCTACAAGTTTTCAAGGAAGAACAGGCCCTTTAAAACAATACAGCAGCAGCATTGAAGGcgatagtaggctatctataaagtaatgcacactttccgccattatttcctacattgctcattcacataggcatactaaatataatcacataaaaagtatcttctacagcaacttcatacaggtaggaatcatcgtattaaggaataagtttcgtatcAGTGGCTTGGAGGGGCTGGTAGGTTATGTACGCTTGGCGGGATAGCAGGTGACGGAGAGCACTGCAGACGACGCACCACCGTCTCTCCAAGCCACAAATACAAACTTgctccttaatacaatgattcctacctgtatgaagttactctagaagatactttttatgtgattatGTTTAGTACCcttatgtgaatgagctatgtaggaaataatgactaaaagtgtgcattacttcacaggtagcctactatcatcgccttcagtgctgCTGTAGCTGAATTCACATAGGCtcagtgcgtagttttgggcccttagtgcgtagttttgagaacattgcgatacacaaagctcgcgtggtaataactaccaactaatcgatgacgtcacgggttagcgagCGGATTCACAAAACTTTAATgtgctctgtgtgacgctaaatatgtTGTAAAATAACTACTGCCTTGAatgtgtagtaaacgctaacaatattaatATATTTacgtatacagtaccctctcgagttttgcgcttgcttcattccgaagttATAGCGCTatactcgaggatcgcgaaacttaaggtattgaaatccatgaaaaagcgcttattgattccgacccgtggaaaaaaaaaatttttttttttactttactcccttgttatctcaaaatacataccttggtaataggcagcaaatgggaaatgagaacaggtcgttctgaagccgcagttgaaggcggctgccttacaattggctggcagttctgaatacacgcttgtgatccacgtggtgtcgtctgctaatgttAGGGTGGTTGATGCAGTCACCcatggtacagttggacaaacctatagcttctggtagttttgtgtgttatgatataatctgctaactctttcagttataaatcattaaatcactaactcatgattgacttttcaatgcctgttgaaTGTAAACTGCCGCCgaagccgcaaaatagctcgcagagaggttcaacttgtttactgtttccatatttccctcaccgctcacaaagatcacaagcggacaaactagaacaaaaccaggcaaattaatacttttaatgctgtgtattcccaaaGCGTGCATGCGTGGTgaacagcagaatgactaatttcagcgggaagatatttttcacaacaccggccagtgtagtggacccaACCGTCGCTGCCATGTGGTAATGGTGTCGGaagtattgcctttacaacggcaccagtgtagtggaccttcttcttttgacctgtaacgctttgtatcgcttcttaggtcctctttctccacacttttatattcaaaacatgcacttagttacttcgCAGTGCACACTTattcacttcaccctgaacttaggtgtttttgtgtccttttctttccctgattttgcttttctatgcccttttcctattttccaccgttacttttcaccgtcgctgccatgcattacagttcaaaagaagaaaaggaaaacaacaccgggagatctacaattttcattgaCTGGAGAAAAAGATTTTTGGtttgtggttccacagcacgggtgttctcttatcttgttaatcaagtagtgaGCAAAGCAGCTCTGACAGTCCATTTtatgagtctcttggtgggccatcttccactgctcctcactcctcagccactggcgtcatctgtttgtttacatgcagccgtttgGTACCcatgtacccacgctcgtactcacaaccgtcttccattcataaggacaaccaacaactcgctcccagttgggcatacgggcaaccgtggttgcccatagccccaatggttggacaccgccttttaaggcagcacacaTGACGCTGACGGGAGGTAGAcgcgacccgtacatgtcaaagcaccgTGAAACTCGGGgcagtaatgcgcgaaagtcggaaTGGTAAGAATTTTGGACTAagcactaaactcgaggatcacgaaatttggatagcgcgaaactcgagagggtactgtaaatacttataaattgcatttttcaacttgaaatataactttgcgaatagaggaagcccatttctttataaaatgatgagatatacacactttgagaggtatatgataagtgtgtgCAGCATGGCAACTCCTGGctgggggattgccagacctccctcctccttcatcttcctacctcctcatccattcgatcatccatccatctctagatttgtccctccgtgggaccatggacctttgtcgggtgacagctagcccatgagtcgggctgcagatatggcaagacagtcttaactttctctcgttctttccttccgtccttggttcctgtctgcctcgatacaTGTGCCatattatttttaatttgctttcttcctgcctcaatctcctccttatcttctttttcttccccttaagcatgttcttagataacaagacatcgaacagcagagttaccttgacgttcATGTGCAGCAAATGACGAAATAATTAAGTTCTTAggttacgatttagtacagtttgccttaaaaggaagaaaatgggaaaagaggtcaggttgttttgaaccagcagctggaggggcctccctaggattggctgacggtttcgtgaacatgcttgtgattcactgcaaggccaatgacgtcatcaaccagtcagcggcctcgctgacttagcgcgcctctaactaccatctaaagtttgcttcatgaatctgac contains:
- the LOC126986087 gene encoding uncharacterized protein LOC126986087 → MEGSYDFDSEEEEEEEEEEGEQEEREQIAEHEEPGQEDETQEWRRGRFTPAQEEELAQWFCGNPCFYDQSQRFHFNRAKRDKMMQDKARSMGLNASKLQTWWNTMRTRYGKLRGTVGKSSSGGRKPTPRQAWVVRRFSFLESYLQVRSASARHALAPRQKPAAEAAATEEEEEEEEVAPPEQPASSSSAASTPAQATPGTFAGSAHRRGAQAMSRSSEEAMAEMSSRMVVLMPLQDQMKQFMTDARNKKVSFCSWVANELEPLDDAAWSTCCQEIFAVVMRHRDSFMKGHVSQQFRQAAPQQFQQAAPPQQFQHAPPQQFQQATPQQFQQAAAPQQLQQAPPQQLQQAAAPQQFQQVPPPQQFQQAAAPQQLQQAAAPQQFSQPQPFLAQLGSQPGSQQHVFSATSLGNISLDLDGSFLSSQTDPLDAPARSSMPWKQKKDKRGKKRGGH